One Papio anubis isolate 15944 chromosome 9, Panubis1.0, whole genome shotgun sequence genomic window carries:
- the RBP5 gene encoding retinol-binding protein 5 yields the protein MPPNLTGYYCFVSQKNMEDYLQALNISLAVRKIALLLKPDKEIDHQGNHMTVRTLSTFRNYTVQFDVGVEFEEDLRSVDGRKCQTIVTWEEEQLVCVQKGEVPNRGWRHWLEGEMLYLELTARDAVCEQVFRKVR from the exons ATGCCTCCCAACCTCACTGGCTACTACTGCTTTGTCTCACAGAAGAACATGGAGGACTACCTGCAAGCCTTAA ACATCAGCTTGGCTGTGCGGAAGATCGCGCTGCTACTGAAGCCCGACAAGGAGATCGACCACCAGGGCAACCACATGACGGTGAGGACGCTCAGCACCTTCCGAAACTACACTGTGCAGTTCGATGTGGGAGTGGAGTTTGAGGAGGACCTCAGGAGTGTGGACGGACGGAAATGCCAG ACCATAgtaacctgggaggaggagcagcTGGTGTGTGTGCAGAAAGGGGAGGTCCCTAACCGGGGCTGGAGACACTGGCTGGAGGGAGAGATGCTGTATCTG gAACTGACTGCAAGGGATGCAGTGTGCGAGCAGGTCTTCAGGAAGGTCAGATAG